A genomic segment from Streptomyces sp. NBC_00654 encodes:
- a CDS encoding ATP-binding cassette domain-containing protein, translating to MGTQARGGDKVTADRALVELADVAKFYGNIKALEHVSLVVHAGEITCVLGDNGAGKSTLIKIIAGLHRHDAGTFLIDGEETTLANPRDALDRGIATVYQDLAVVPLMPVWRNFFLGSEPTTGAGPFKRLDVRRMRETTRAELLRMGIDLRDVDQPIGTLSGGERQCVAIARAVYFGAKVLVLDEPTAALGVKQSGVVLKYVAAARDAGLGVVLITHNPHHAYLVGDRFVLLKRGAMSGSHTKDDITLDELTRQMAGGSELEELSHELERAPAPGRPDGPPAADGAP from the coding sequence ACGGCCGACCGGGCCCTCGTCGAGCTGGCCGACGTAGCCAAGTTCTACGGCAACATCAAGGCGCTGGAGCACGTCTCGCTGGTGGTCCACGCGGGCGAGATCACCTGCGTCCTCGGCGACAACGGGGCAGGCAAGTCCACCCTCATCAAGATCATCGCGGGGCTGCACCGGCACGACGCCGGGACCTTCCTGATCGACGGCGAGGAGACCACCCTGGCCAACCCGCGCGACGCCCTGGACCGCGGCATCGCCACGGTCTACCAGGACCTCGCGGTCGTCCCGCTCATGCCGGTCTGGCGGAACTTCTTCCTCGGCTCCGAGCCGACGACCGGCGCCGGGCCGTTCAAGCGCCTCGATGTGCGGCGGATGCGCGAGACGACCCGCGCCGAGCTGCTGCGCATGGGCATCGACCTGCGCGACGTCGACCAGCCGATCGGCACCCTGTCCGGCGGCGAGCGCCAGTGCGTGGCCATCGCCCGCGCCGTCTACTTCGGCGCCAAGGTCCTGGTCCTGGACGAGCCGACGGCGGCGCTCGGCGTCAAGCAGTCCGGGGTCGTCCTCAAGTACGTGGCGGCCGCCAGGGACGCCGGACTCGGCGTGGTCCTCATCACGCACAACCCGCACCACGCCTATCTCGTGGGCGACCGGTTCGTGCTGCTCAAGCGCGGCGCCATGTCCGGCAGCCACACCAAGGACGACATCACCCTGGACGAGCTCACCCGCCAGATGGCGGGCGGCAGCGAGCTGGAGGAGCTCAGCCACGAGCTGGAGCGGGCCCCCGCCCCCGGGCGCCCCGACGGTCCTCCGGCCGCCGACGGCGCCCCGTAG